From Loxodonta africana isolate mLoxAfr1 chromosome 2, mLoxAfr1.hap2, whole genome shotgun sequence, the proteins below share one genomic window:
- the LOC100655885 gene encoding olfactory receptor 2T10-like, translated as MYSVLCQLSLIDLAVISTSVPIRVTNFFSGKRTISQIGCGTQIFFSLTLGIAECLLLTLMSYNHYIAICNPLQYSVIMSHNIYTQMVIGFWAGGAVTSLIHTVCVMQFPISCPQKIPHFLCEVMALLKLTSKGISAYVKSVVVSSPLVVLIPLSLILPSHILIFLAVLHRNSLEGRNKALATCSSHLCVVSLSFGPAILVYMIPGSSMTPKLNQSPLMLNVVLTPMLNPLIYSLRNKDVIAAMKSIIISRYSLGEMKSYT; from the coding sequence ATGTACTCCGTGCTTTGTCAGCTCTCCCTCATTGACTTGGCCGTAATCTCAACTTCTGTCCCCATAAGAGTCACAAACTTCTTCTCAGGGAAGAGAACCATATCACAGATTGGCTGCGGAACTCAGATCTTCTTTAGCTTAACCCTGGGGATTGCTGAGTGCCTCCTGCTGACCCTCATGTCCTACAATCACTATATTGCCATCTGTAACCCTCTGCAGTACTCAGTCATCATGAGTCACAACATCTATACACAGATGGTCATTGGGTTCTGGGCAGGAGGGGCAGTAACTTCCCTGATTCATACAGTCTGTGTCATGCAATTCCCTATCAGTTGTCCCCAAAAGATTCCTCATTTTTTGTGTGAGGTCATGGCCCTTCTGAAGCTCACTAGTAAGGGCATTTCAGCCTATGTAAAGTCAGTGGTAGTCTCCAGCCCTCTGGTGGTCCTGATTCCCTTGAGTCTCATCCTGCCCTCCCACATCCTTATCTTCCTTGCTGTTCTCCACAGAAACTCACTAGAAGGCAGGAACAAAGCTCTGGccacctgctcctctcacctctGTGTGGTGAGCCTCTCCTTTGGTCCTGCTATACTGGTCTACATGATACCTGGCTCCTCTATGACCCCCAAATTAAACCAATCTCCCCTTATGCTTAATGTTGTCCTTACCCCTATGCTTAACCCTCTCATCTATAGCCTGAGAAACAAGGATGTCATAGCAGCCATGAAGAGTATAATCATCAGTAGATATTCCCTGGGAGAGATGAAAAGCTATACCTGA